A part of Pseudomonadota bacterium genomic DNA contains:
- the lptB gene encoding LPS export ABC transporter ATP-binding protein codes for MSKLLLDKLAKIYRGRRVVNSVDLNVESGKVFGLLGPNGAGKTTIFYMAVGMVKPDEGRIFIDDEDITSCPMYIRARKGIGYLPQEPSIFRKLTVRENVMAILEMQPISSKVQNERADRLLEELGIKHLSNQKALLLSGGEKRRLEISRTLATEPTFILLDEPFAGIDPLAVLDIKNIIVHLKNRGIGVLISDHNVRETLNVCDMAYIISEGKIIEAGSSEKIASSEIARRIYLGDEFKL; via the coding sequence ATGTCAAAATTGCTTCTTGATAAACTTGCTAAAATTTACCGGGGAAGAAGAGTTGTCAATTCCGTTGATCTAAATGTGGAAAGCGGCAAAGTATTCGGACTTCTTGGCCCAAACGGAGCTGGTAAAACTACTATATTTTATATGGCCGTTGGAATGGTAAAACCTGACGAGGGCAGAATTTTTATTGATGATGAAGATATTACTTCATGCCCGATGTATATAAGAGCACGCAAAGGAATAGGTTATCTTCCCCAGGAACCGTCAATTTTCAGAAAGCTTACAGTTAGAGAAAATGTAATGGCAATTTTAGAAATGCAGCCTATATCATCAAAAGTACAGAATGAACGGGCAGACAGGCTTCTTGAAGAGCTTGGCATCAAACATCTATCGAACCAGAAGGCATTACTTCTTTCAGGGGGAGAAAAAAGGCGTCTTGAAATTTCACGCACTCTTGCAACAGAACCGACTTTTATCCTTCTTGATGAACCCTTTGCAGGAATAGATCCGCTGGCTGTACTCGATATAAAAAATATTATTGTACACCTTAAAAACCGCGGTATTGGGGTGCTGATTTCCGATCATAATGTAAGAGAAACTCTTAATGTATGCGATATGGCATATATAATTAGCGAAGGCAAAATCATTGAAGCCGGTAGCTCCGAAAAAATAGCTTCCAGCGAAATTGCGCGCCGTATCTATTTGGGAGATGAGTTTAAACTATAA
- the lptC gene encoding LPS export ABC transporter periplasmic protein LptC → MHLRNLFSNKKIKIVLISAISITIIAVFAVIIGYRYFSKRPLQILPVVLNGTSVSMEKINQISTKNGIVEWSLEARSAIYSADKKEAFVKDLMVTFFTKDNQKIYLSADKGTIKTESGNIEINGNITITSNDYILKTSIINYDNKKRVIQSNAPVEFTGKSSNLIADSMSIDLNINKAELIGKVEGIFGDNISL, encoded by the coding sequence ATGCATCTACGAAATCTATTCAGTAATAAAAAAATAAAAATCGTATTAATTTCAGCGATTTCGATTACTATTATTGCTGTTTTTGCTGTTATTATAGGATATCGCTATTTTTCAAAGAGGCCTTTGCAAATTCTGCCTGTAGTCCTTAATGGTACAAGTGTATCAATGGAAAAAATTAATCAAATCTCTACAAAAAACGGCATTGTTGAATGGAGCCTTGAAGCTCGTTCTGCAATTTATAGCGCAGACAAAAAAGAGGCTTTTGTTAAAGATCTTATGGTTACTTTTTTCACAAAAGATAATCAAAAAATATATCTTAGCGCAGACAAAGGAACCATAAAAACCGAATCAGGCAATATAGAAATTAATGGCAATATAACAATTACAAGCAATGATTATATTTTAAAAACAAGTATAATAAATTACGATAACAAAAAACGCGTTATTCAATCCAATGCTCCTGTTGAATTTACCGGCAAATCTTCAAACCTTATTGCAGATTCCATGTCGATAGATTTAAACATAAATAAAGCTGAATTGATCGGTAAAGTAGAAGGAATATTTGGTGACAACATTTCATTATAA
- a CDS encoding HAD-IIIA family hydrolase yields MIFKVSDAKSRLKHVKLLLLDVDGVMTDGTIIYDDNNIQTQTFYVRDGLGIRLLMLAGIEVGVITGRKSNALHHRCKNLNIRHIYDSVKNKVEILNEIITKTKIKPEDIAYIGDDLPDFSIMKSVGLPIAVADAHEAIIEISYIVTSAKGGAGAIREICEAILKAQKHWDLVIERF; encoded by the coding sequence ATGATATTTAAAGTATCAGATGCAAAAAGCAGGCTTAAGCATGTAAAATTATTACTTCTTGATGTTGACGGTGTAATGACTGATGGTACTATAATATATGATGATAATAATATTCAAACTCAGACTTTTTATGTTAGAGACGGGCTCGGAATCAGGCTTCTTATGTTGGCGGGAATAGAAGTCGGAGTGATTACCGGGAGAAAATCGAATGCTCTGCATCACAGATGCAAAAACCTTAATATCCGGCACATATATGACAGCGTAAAAAACAAGGTTGAAATACTAAATGAAATAATTACAAAAACAAAAATCAAGCCGGAAGATATAGCTTATATTGGAGATGATCTTCCGGACTTTTCAATCATGAAGTCAGTTGGACTCCCGATAGCAGTTGCTGATGCTCATGAGGCAATAATCGAGATATCTTACATTGTAACATCAGCAAAAGGCGGGGCCGGTGCCATCAGGGAAATATGCGAAGCCATACTTAAAGCTCAAAAACACTGGGATTTAGTGATAGAAAGATTTTAA
- the kdsA gene encoding 3-deoxy-8-phosphooctulonate synthase — protein sequence MTTTVNIANISIGKNHPLVIIAGPCVIENKDITFQIAYYLKELSQKLDIPLIFKASYDKANRTSLSSFRGPGLLEGLDILAQIKKELGLLVISDVHSIKEIDKAADVLDIIQIPAFLCRQTDLILEIARTGKPVNIKKGQFLAPWDITNIVEKIASAGNTNILITERGSTFGYNNLVVDFRGINIMQETGYPVIFDATHSIQLPGGAGKSSGGERKFAPILAKAAVAAGADGIFLEVHPDPDKALCDGPNSLVLDDSLYALIAKLKAIREVAL from the coding sequence CAATATATCGATTGGAAAAAATCATCCGCTTGTCATAATTGCCGGTCCGTGTGTTATTGAAAATAAAGATATAACATTTCAGATAGCATATTATCTTAAAGAACTTTCCCAAAAACTTGATATACCTCTGATATTTAAAGCTTCTTACGATAAGGCAAACCGTACTTCATTAAGCTCTTTCAGAGGGCCGGGGCTTTTAGAAGGACTTGATATTCTTGCTCAAATAAAAAAAGAACTGGGACTGTTAGTTATATCTGATGTCCATTCAATTAAGGAAATTGATAAAGCAGCCGATGTTTTAGATATAATTCAAATACCGGCTTTTCTTTGCAGACAGACCGATTTAATATTAGAAATTGCAAGAACTGGGAAACCAGTAAATATTAAAAAAGGGCAGTTTTTAGCCCCTTGGGATATTACAAATATAGTTGAAAAAATTGCTTCTGCCGGAAATACTAATATCCTCATAACGGAACGTGGCAGTACGTTTGGATATAACAACCTTGTAGTTGACTTCAGAGGCATTAATATAATGCAGGAAACGGGTTATCCTGTCATATTTGACGCAACACACAGCATACAGCTTCCGGGCGGTGCCGGCAAGAGTTCCGGAGGCGAACGAAAATTTGCGCCAATACTTGCAAAAGCAGCTGTTGCAGCAGGAGCTGACGGAATATTTTTGGAAGTTCATCCTGACCCGGACAAAGCACTTTGTGATGGGCCCAACTCACTGGTTCTTGACGACAGCCTTTATGCTTTAATTGCAAAGCTTAAGGCAATACGCGAGGTTGCTTTATAA